A part of Crassostrea angulata isolate pt1a10 chromosome 5, ASM2561291v2, whole genome shotgun sequence genomic DNA contains:
- the LOC128185187 gene encoding uncharacterized protein LOC128185187 encodes MSLIHHAVGQLLDHGGATDETIDLLRCLGFSVGCSATHKKHVSLIDIQKKKIENTILCQTPVSKFIYQEFYKPSSAFEQGTLYQLRNVIHRVDVTGKDKVVEAYRAHYAFVEDALDAFILGATMDVMGLNDLNGSPQQWNPNILSMYSNEEQLSWLRNLAEAVINKHINLQGSTHLQDLVEEAARLDAQNARLHSMFDAVTSQYMCTCQKNYKTIGHFKRHLEREHNWHFLTAAREEPKKGDKVAVWRSSFMKAALILRDTSDAYKMGDGNRIFLNAKFEMLCANVAGHTKYQLWLWRMMAYEQAILTPKQAFEYKWNTTANLNGTIDGNIPNDNLVEICVQLVKKKIKEQGSNFTFNSAQTTALACQIQDELRENIRYQVSMKPSGKSRTKTDKSSDINLMLMELMAGDIFENIQGRQFENFKNIKDVFEKVNLHKLHIWISKQKERASFEMM; translated from the exons ATGTCACTTATTCACCATGCTGTAGGTCAGTTATTAGACCATGGTGGAGCCACTGATGAA ACAATAGATTTGCTTAGATGCCTTGGATTTTCTGTGGGCTGTTCAGCTACTCACAAGAAGCATGTTTCACTGATTGACATTCAGAAGAAGAAGATAGAGAACACAATTCTATGTCAG ACTCCAGTCAGCAAG TTTATATACCAGGAGTTCTACAAACCATCCTCTGCATTTGAACAAGGAACACTCTATCAACTTCGAAATGTCATTCACAGAGTGGATGTTACTGGAAAAGATAAAGTTGTTGAAGCATACAG AGCTCATTATGCTTTTGTGGAGGATGCTTTGGATGCATTTATacttggggccacaatggatgTTATGGGACTGAATGACCTAAATGGATCTCCTCAACAGTGGAACCCCAACATTTTATCAATGTATTCAAATGAGGAGCAGCTATCATGGCTTAGAAATCTGGCTGAGGCAGTGATCAACAAACATATCAACTTGCAAg GATCAACTCATCTCCAAGATTTGGTTGAAGAAGCTGCCAGGCTAGACGCACAAAATGCCAGGCTACATAGCATGTTTGATGCCGTCACCAGTCAGTATATGTGCACGTGTCAGAAAAACTACAAGACAATTGGACACTTTAAACGCCATCTAGAGAGAGAACACAATTGGCATTTCCTTACTGCTGCACGAGAAGAACCCAAAAAGGGGGACAAGGTTGCAGTATGGCGGTCGTCGTTCATGAAAGCTGCTCTTATCTTAAGAGATACATCTGATGCTTATAAAATGGGCGACGGAAACCGGATATTTTTGAATGCAAAATTTGAAATGCTGTGTGCAAATGTTGCCGGACATACCAAGTATCAGCTTTGGCTGTGGAGAATGATGGCCTATGAACAGGCCATCTTAACACCTAAGCAAGCCTTTGAATACAAATGGAATACAACAGCAAATCTTAACGGAACTATTGATGGAAACATTCCAAATGACAACTTAGTGGAAATTTGTGTTCAGCtagtaaagaagaaaataaaagagCAGGGTTCAAACTTTACCTTTAATAGTGCCCAGACTACAGCATTAGCATGTCAAATCCAAGATGAGCTGAGAGAGAATATTAGGTATCAGGTGTCAATGAAACCCTCTGGTAAATCAAGGACAAAGACTGATAAATCTTCTGACATAAATTTGATGCTGATGGAGTTGATGGCAGGTGACATCTTTGAAAACATTCAAGGGCGccaatttgaaaatttcaaaaacataaaagATGTTTTTGAAAAGGTAAACCTTCATAAACTGCACATTTGGATAAGTAAGCAAAAGGAGAGAGCATCGTTTGAAATGATGTAA
- the LOC128183416 gene encoding uncharacterized protein LOC128183416, which produces MAAISVKISEIQNFFQIQLTENQIRGIKGLAAGQDVFVGTRTGSGKSLIYESCPIIFGESSVCVVISPLLSIMKEQVNRLSGLGLKATYIGKKDCCIDDVTRGYYQFVFGNPEVLVGNDKWRGIFRHPEFSQRHKLTVIDEAHTVYQWGEKKDSDDAFREHFSKIGELRSLSLNIPLLSLTATASPSNRKRILKSLCFRDNHIVIIDSPDRPNIKINVKCVKNNSDISDIFSWVIDELNSRKKNAQRIVIFCESIKDCAVLYTMFRRKCDASLVQMFHSKTAEHIKEKIRIDMESEDGQIRVLISTNAAGMGVNFKGLHNVVHYGPPRDLDTLVQQMGRAGRDGEFSVELILYKNHKGHLKKIDSDVLSLIKSEDQCRRNILCKAYNAHSHIFEHLHECCDFCEKTCKCLDCPRLSHPVFNAIEPQEEDAFQRDVTDENKITLKHKLELLQSNLPKLFGNNSELSVETIKCITDNCHRIFTTSDVMEYGTIWLLDTAEQVIKIFDDVFDDIIIYGSSDSENDFT; this is translated from the exons ATGGCGGCTATCAGTGTAAAAATATCGGAGATACAGAACTTTTTTCAGATCCAACTGACAGAAAATCAAATTCGTGGGATAAAGGGCTTAGCGGCTGGCCAGGACGTTTTCGTAGGCACACGGACGGGAAGTGGAAAATCTTTAATTTACGAAAGTTGTCCAATTATCTTTGGCGAGTCGAGTGTGTGTGTGGTAATATCCCCACTTCTCAGCATCATGAAAGAGCAGGTGAATAGACTATCTGGTCTAGGTTTGAAAGCAACATATATTGGGAAAAAAGATTGCTGTATAGACGACGTTACGAGGGGATATTATCAGTTTGTCTTTGGAAATCCTGAAGTGCTGGTTGGAAACGACAAATGGAGAGGAATATTTCGACATCCCGAATTTTCTCAACGACACAAGTTGACAGTTATTGATGAGGCACACACAGTTTATCAATG GGGCGAGAAAAAGGATTCTGATGATGCCTTCAGGGAACATTTCTCAAAGATCGGCGAGTTGAGGTCCCTCAGTTTGAACATTCCACTACTCTCTCTTACAGCAACCGCAAGTCCGTCAAATAGGAAACGAATCCTGAAAAGTTTATGTTTCCGTGATAATCACATTGTAATAATTGACAGTCCTGACAGACCAAACATCAAGATTAATgttaaatgtgtaaaaaataattctgacaTTAGTGACATATTTTCATGGGTTATTGACGAACTCAACTCaaggaaaaaaaatgcacaaaGAATTGTGATATTCTGTGAAAGCATTAAAGACTGCGCCGTTCTCTACACCATGTTCAGACGGAAATGTGATGCTTCTTTAGTACAAATGTTCCACAGCAAAACCGCAGAGCACATCAAGGAAAAAATTCGCATTGATATGGAGTCAGAAGATGGCCAAATTAGGGTCCTTATTAGTACAAATGCTGCAGGAATGGGAGTGAACTTTAAAGGCCTGCATAATGTTGTTCACTATGGACCTCCACGTGACCTTGACACACTAGTACAGCAAATGGGCAGGGCAGGAAGAGATGGTGAATTCTctgttgaattaattttatacaaaaatcataagggacatttaaaaaaaatagacagcGACGTTCTTTCATTGATAAAATCAGAGGATCAGTGCCGAAGAAACATTTTGTGTAAAGCATACAACGCTCATTCACACATTTTTGAACACTTGCATGAATGTtgtgatttttgtgaaaagacCTGCAAATGCTTAGACTGTCCTAGGCTATCTCATCCTGTATTTAATGCAATTGAGCCACAGGAAGAGGACGCATTTCAACGTGATGTGACTGATGAGAATAAGATAACTCTCAAACATAAACTAGAACTTTTACAAAGTAATCTACCTAAGTTATTTGGCAACAATTCGGAACTAAGTGTAGAAACTATTAAGTGTATTACTGACAATTGTCACAGAATATTTACAACAAGCGATGTGATGGAATATGGAACAATCTGGCTGCTCGACACTGCTGAACAAGTGATTAAGATTTTTGAtgatgtatttgatgatattataatatatggttCATCAGACTCTGAAAACGACTTCACTTGA